The following nucleotide sequence is from Anaerolineales bacterium.
GTTCCTGGAAGACGCGCCGAAAGCCGGCCTCGGCCGGCGCGGCCTCGGCCTCGCCATAGTAGATGGCCACGATCTCCCTCGCCAGGCGCATCTTGAGATCGCGTGGGTGCAGCCGCCCGCCCGAGAGGTCCCGCTCGGCCTCGGCGATCTCGGCCGGTCCCCAGCGCGTCACGAGGCGGGCGTAGCTCCCCATCGCCGCATCGGGGATGCTCATGACCTTGCCGTACATGTCTTCAGCGCTGGTGTTCAACGGAATGTGGTTGCCGAGCGACTTGCTCATCTTCACCACACCATCGGTGCCCGGCAGGATCCCCAGGATGATGCCGACGTTGGGCTTGGCACCCATGAACTCCATCACCTTGCGGGCCGCGGTCACGATGTTGAACAGCTGGTCGGTGCCGCCGACCTGGACATCAGCCCGCAGGCTGTAGGCATCATAGCCCTGCATCAGGGCATAGAAGGTCTCGTGCAGGTAGATCGGATCACCGGATTCCCAGCGCTTGCGGAAGTTCTCGCGGGTGAGGAATTGCTGCAGGGTGAAGTTGGACGCCAGGTGGATCAAGCCGGCGAAGTCGAGCTTCGACAGCCAGGTGTCGTTGTACTCGATCCGGGTGGCTTGCGGGTCGAGGATCTTGAACGCCTGCCGGGCGTAGGTCTCGGCGTTGCGCGCCGTCTCTTCGGGCGTCAGTTGGGGGCGCAGCTTGTCTTTGTCGGACGGGTCGCCAATCAGCGAAGTGAACCGCCCGATCAGGAAGACGACTTCGTGGCCAAGTTCCTGGAACTGTCGCAACTTGCGCATCGGAACGGTATGGCCGAGGTGAAGGTCGCTGGTGCGCGGATCGAATCCGCAGTAGACGCGCAGCGGTCGGCCTTCGGCCTGGGCCAGCTGCAGGCGCTGCCTCAGTTCAGCCGCCATGGCCTGCTTGAGGATCTCATCGCCGTACTCGGTCCCCTGCATCAGCAGGTCGACCTGCTCCTGAATGCCCAGGGCACCCATCGCTTCCTCCGCCAGTCCGCCCCTTCGAGCGGCGGCCTGGCCGACCGACGCCTCGGCCCGGGCGCCAATCTACCACGGCCGGGAACCGGATGGGCGCATTATACAGCCCGGGTTTCAGGCCGGCATCCTCCCCCTGGTCGGGTTCGGCGACGGGGCCCCAGCTGGCCCTGAGCCGCGGCAGCCTCCCCCCGGCTTCAGCGGCGACCCCTCCCATGGCGTAGTATCATTCCAACGTTCTCGGAGGCCGGATGTCGACCCACAGCCAGCTGTCGGGCCGCGCCATTCGTAAGGGGTTCCTGGACTACTTCGCGGAGCGCGGCCACACAATCGTCCCATCCATGTCCCTGGTGCCAGGCGGCGACCAAACGCTGCTCTTCACCAACTCGGGCATGGTGCAGTTCAAGGATGTGTTCCTCGGATCGGGGACGCGGCCGTACTCGCGCGTGGCCGACAGCCAGAAATGCCTGCGGGTCGCCGGCAAGCACAACGATCTGGATGACGTCGGGCGTGACGACTCGCACCACACCTTCTTCGAAATGCTCGGTAACTGGTCGTTCGGGGACTACTACAAGGCCGAGGCCATCCCCTGGGCCTGGGAATTGCTGACCGAGGTCTGGGGCCTGGAGAAGGATCGGTTGTGGACGACCTGCTTCCAGGACGAGATGGGGCAGATCCCCATCGACGAGGAGGCCGCAGAAATCTGGGCGCGGCAGCCCGGCTTCAACGCCTCCCACTTGCTGTTCTTCGGCCGCAAGGAGAATTTCTGGGAGATGGCCGACACCGGCCCGTGCGGGCCGGACAGCGAGATCCATATCGACCTCGGGCCTGAGTACTGCGATCTGTCCGGCGTCCCCGGCCACGTGTGCCGGGTCAACGGCGACTGCAAGCGCTTCTTGGAGCTGTGGAACCTGGTGTTCATCCAGTACAACCGCTCCGGCCCAACCCAACTTGAGCCCCTGCCCAGCATGCATGTCGACACCGGCATGGGATTTGAGCGGGTGGTCTCCGTCCTGCAGGGGGTCGACTCCAACTACAAGACCGACCTGTTCACCCCGATCCTCGACCGGATCCAGCAGCTCGCCGGCCACACCCCGAAGCAGCGCCTCGACCTGCTCACACCCTACCGCGTGATCGCCGACCA
It contains:
- the tyrS gene encoding tyrosine--tRNA ligase, which encodes MGALGIQEQVDLLMQGTEYGDEILKQAMAAELRQRLQLAQAEGRPLRVYCGFDPRTSDLHLGHTVPMRKLRQFQELGHEVVFLIGRFTSLIGDPSDKDKLRPQLTPEETARNAETYARQAFKILDPQATRIEYNDTWLSKLDFAGLIHLASNFTLQQFLTRENFRKRWESGDPIYLHETFYALMQGYDAYSLRADVQVGGTDQLFNIVTAARKVMEFMGAKPNVGIILGILPGTDGVVKMSKSLGNHIPLNTSAEDMYGKVMSIPDAAMGSYARLVTRWGPAEIAEAERDLSGGRLHPRDLKMRLAREIVAIYYGEAEAAPAEAGFRRVFQEQQVPEVMAEFRLRPGLALVDLLVEAGVASTRSDARRLIEQRGVRLDDQLLEDSKAVLEVPRPAVLKVGKRRFLRLLPPA
- a CDS encoding alanine--tRNA ligase-related protein, with amino-acid sequence MSTHSQLSGRAIRKGFLDYFAERGHTIVPSMSLVPGGDQTLLFTNSGMVQFKDVFLGSGTRPYSRVADSQKCLRVAGKHNDLDDVGRDDSHHTFFEMLGNWSFGDYYKAEAIPWAWELLTEVWGLEKDRLWTTCFQDEMGQIPIDEEAAEIWARQPGFNASHLLFFGRKENFWEMADTGPCGPDSEIHIDLGPEYCDLSGVPGHVCRVNGDCKRFLELWNLVFIQYNRSGPTQLEPLPSMHVDTGMGFERVVSVLQGVDSNYKTDLFTPILDRIQQLAGHTPKQRLDLLTPYRVIAD